From the genome of bacterium, one region includes:
- the hprK gene encoding HPr(Ser) kinase/phosphatase, producing MVKLLVEELLKQKKAELNLQLVAGKEGLNRKITSWEVHRLGLALSGEADILPPGQLQILDREELDYLKKLDIKGKATVLSGIFSKGIPCFIVTSNFAPPQEFIKMAQKAKIPVFRTSISISTFVNRLSPFLEDRLTLTKSVQGVMVEVYGLGILILGVTGIGKSECALELIDRGHRLIAGEVVGIKQRRGNILIGFAKEPIRYYLEVQGLGIIDVEKLFGASTVRNSAKIDLVIRLEEWDKIKEYELLGFDQKYTTILEVNVPELVIPIRPGRNIARIIEVAAMNQRLRREGYSAISELDKEIIKITQRKKEKK from the coding sequence ATGGTAAAGCTTCTGGTTGAAGAATTACTTAAACAGAAAAAGGCAGAGTTAAATTTGCAGCTTGTGGCTGGAAAGGAAGGTTTAAATCGGAAAATAACCAGCTGGGAAGTTCATCGTCTTGGCCTTGCGTTATCTGGCGAGGCAGATATTTTACCTCCTGGTCAACTCCAGATTTTAGACCGGGAAGAACTAGATTATTTAAAGAAGTTAGACATCAAGGGAAAAGCCACTGTGTTAAGCGGGATCTTCTCCAAGGGAATCCCATGTTTTATTGTTACCAGCAATTTTGCTCCTCCTCAAGAATTTATAAAAATGGCGCAGAAAGCGAAAATTCCGGTCTTTAGAACCTCCATTTCTATTTCTACATTCGTAAATCGCCTTTCGCCTTTTTTAGAGGATAGACTTACACTCACTAAATCTGTTCAAGGAGTGATGGTTGAAGTTTACGGTCTTGGGATTTTGATATTAGGAGTGACTGGCATTGGCAAAAGCGAGTGTGCCCTGGAACTTATCGATAGAGGACATCGTTTAATTGCTGGAGAAGTAGTAGGAATTAAACAGCGTAGGGGCAACATTCTTATTGGCTTTGCCAAGGAACCGATCCGCTACTATTTAGAAGTCCAAGGACTGGGAATAATAGATGTTGAAAAATTGTTTGGAGCAAGTACGGTAAGAAATTCGGCAAAAATCGATCTGGTAATTAGACTTGAAGAGTGGGACAAAATCAAAGAGTACGAACTACTTGGTTTCGACCAGAAATATACAACGATTCTGGAAGTTAATGTTCCGGAATTAGTAATCCCGATTCGTCCTGGAAGGAACATAGCGAGGATTATTGAGGTAGCAGCTATGAATCAGCGACTAAGAAGAGAGGGATATTCCGCAATTAGTGAGTTGGATAAGGAAATAATAAAAATCACCCAGCGAAAGAAAGAAAAGAAGTAG
- a CDS encoding PTS sugar transporter subunit IIA, producing MKIMGFLCKEAIEVDLQAIKKKETLKELIDKLVVAKRIKENAKEKILQALLDREKLGSTGIGQGVAIPHAKTDKVTEIVCAFATSRKGIEFDALDGEKVYIIFLLIAPQDSAGMHLKVLAKISRLLKDKFFRQALREAKVPSEVVKIIKEEDAY from the coding sequence ATGAAGATTATGGGGTTTCTTTGCAAAGAGGCCATTGAAGTAGATTTACAAGCAATCAAAAAGAAAGAGACGCTGAAAGAGTTAATTGATAAGTTGGTGGTTGCCAAGAGGATAAAAGAAAATGCAAAAGAAAAAATACTTCAGGCTCTATTGGATAGAGAAAAATTAGGTTCCACCGGGATTGGACAGGGGGTAGCAATTCCCCATGCTAAAACAGATAAAGTAACAGAAATCGTCTGTGCATTTGCTACATCCAGAAAGGGAATAGAATTTGATGCTTTAGATGGAGAAAAGGTATATATAATTTTTCTCCTGATCGCTCCCCAAGACTCGGCAGGGATGCATCTGAAAGTATTGGCAAAAATATCCCGGCTTCTTAAGGATAAGTTCTTTCGCCAGGCACTACGAGAAGCAAAAGTCCCAAGTGAAGTAGTTAAAATTATCAAGGAAGAAGATGCATATTAG
- the lptB gene encoding LPS export ABC transporter ATP-binding protein, with protein MSLLASGLVKTYSHRKIVDDVEIEINPGEIVGLLGPNGAGKTTTFYMIVGLLRPDKGRIFLEGRDITELPMYKRARQGIGYLSQEPSIFRRLSVRKNIEAILETTKLTQSEKKEKLKSLLRELGVEHLAENKACLLSGGEKRRVEISRALVTTPQYILLDEPFVGIDPITTVEIQQIVARLKNNGLGVLITDHNVRETLEIIDRAYIMYEGRILLSGTAKELLESEEARKVYLGEKFKM; from the coding sequence ATGAGCTTATTAGCAAGTGGTCTGGTTAAAACATATTCACATCGCAAAATTGTTGATGATGTAGAAATAGAAATAAACCCGGGTGAAATTGTAGGTCTGCTTGGTCCAAACGGGGCTGGTAAAACAACTACCTTTTATATGATTGTGGGCCTCCTTCGTCCCGACAAAGGCAGGATATTCTTGGAGGGAAGGGACATAACAGAGTTACCGATGTATAAGCGAGCCAGGCAAGGGATTGGTTATTTATCCCAGGAACCTTCCATATTCAGGCGACTTTCAGTCAGGAAAAACATAGAGGCTATTTTGGAGACAACCAAACTAACTCAGTCCGAAAAGAAAGAAAAATTGAAAAGTCTACTTCGAGAGTTGGGAGTGGAACATTTAGCAGAAAATAAGGCCTGCTTACTATCCGGAGGAGAAAAGAGAAGGGTAGAGATTTCCCGAGCCCTGGTAACCACTCCTCAATACATTCTTTTGGATGAACCATTTGTAGGCATTGATCCCATAACCACCGTGGAAATTCAACAGATTGTTGCCCGGCTCAAAAATAATGGATTGGGAGTGCTGATTACAGACCATAATGTTAGAGAGACACTGGAAATCATCGATAGAGCCTATATTATGTATGAGGGAAGAATTTTGCTCTCGGGAACTGCTAAAGAGTTGTTGGAATCAGAAGAAGCGCGCAAAGTTTACTTAGGCGAAAAATTCAAGATGTAA
- a CDS encoding LptA/OstA family protein, with the protein MKKSILLFLPFIFVSAVFAEKPKQPVNITGERMEVLGRGEITRFLGNVKLVRKKDVITSDIMEHYEKKNYIVGKGNVHLIAYPEESIKLEAFSDRLTYNVDSKKSTLTGNPELIRIDEENPEDRIKMEGEVIKLLDNGKKVHVQGDARVEHGEITATGEILDYDYEIKKIVLSGGSPCIYQDNEQAKANYSAEIITMFIDEQRIIMEGNVKASIYPKNR; encoded by the coding sequence ATGAAAAAGAGTATTCTACTTTTTTTGCCATTCATTTTTGTAAGCGCAGTTTTTGCTGAGAAGCCCAAACAGCCAGTGAATATTACAGGAGAGAGGATGGAAGTATTGGGAAGAGGGGAAATCACCCGTTTTCTTGGGAACGTAAAATTGGTTAGGAAAAAAGATGTAATAACTTCCGATATAATGGAACATTATGAGAAAAAGAACTATATAGTAGGAAAAGGGAATGTCCATCTTATAGCCTATCCAGAAGAATCTATAAAACTGGAAGCCTTTTCTGACCGATTAACTTACAATGTGGACAGCAAGAAGAGTACTTTAACTGGCAATCCAGAGCTCATCCGAATCGATGAGGAGAATCCCGAAGACAGAATAAAAATGGAAGGAGAAGTAATAAAGTTATTGGACAATGGGAAAAAAGTTCATGTACAGGGTGATGCCAGGGTAGAACACGGAGAAATAACGGCTACAGGTGAGATTCTTGACTACGATTATGAAATAAAAAAAATTGTTCTATCCGGAGGTTCTCCCTGTATTTACCAGGATAACGAACAAGCAAAGGCTAACTACTCGGCAGAAATCATTACTATGTTTATCGATGAACAAAGAATCATTATGGAAGGAAATGTAAAGGCATCTATCTACCCCAAAAACCGGTAG
- the lptC gene encoding LPS export ABC transporter periplasmic protein LptC, which translates to MNDNIMAKKNFFWVFTFLIIISLSSCGKEKPEKPKISDKKSFPDQAIENFTLTHTNQGEKEWELEADRAEIYKREERTIVQKLKIRFYDQGKITSILTAREGELRSPSGDMEVRGDVVVTSEEEGITLKTESLKWDTQRKKIVTDDFVRQEKGDTIITGQGLESDPGLEKIVIKKNVRVIHKSSE; encoded by the coding sequence ATGAACGACAACATTATGGCGAAGAAGAATTTTTTCTGGGTATTTACTTTTCTTATTATTATTAGTTTATCAAGTTGTGGAAAAGAGAAACCAGAAAAACCAAAAATTTCTGACAAAAAATCTTTTCCTGACCAGGCCATAGAAAATTTTACCCTCACCCACACAAATCAGGGAGAAAAGGAATGGGAGTTGGAGGCAGATAGAGCGGAAATTTATAAGAGAGAAGAAAGGACAATTGTACAAAAACTCAAAATTAGGTTTTATGACCAGGGGAAAATTACTTCTATTCTAACTGCCAGGGAAGGGGAACTTCGTTCTCCATCAGGCGATATGGAAGTGAGGGGAGACGTAGTAGTTACTTCTGAAGAAGAAGGAATAACGCTAAAGACAGAAAGCCTGAAGTGGGATACCCAGCGAAAGAAAATAGTTACTGATGATTTTGTTCGCCAGGAAAAGGGTGACACAATAATCACCGGGCAGGGATTAGAGTCAGATCCAGGGTTGGAAAAAATTGTTATAAAAAAGAACGTAAGAGTAATTCATAAATCATCAGAATAA